One segment of Trichlorobacter ammonificans DNA contains the following:
- the hslO gene encoding Hsp33 family molecular chaperone HslO, with protein sequence MNDHIARAMTAKGKIRAVACVTTGLTNDICFLQGASPVVSLALGRALSGAALLGSILKQGQRLALKFEGNGPLKKLIAEADWDGALRATVAVPDAVADSVATAIGRAGFLTVTKDLRLKEPYSGTVQLYTSEIAEDLAYYLTDSEQIPSAVGLAATLTEDGRIGVAGGFLIQSLPPSDEAAVEAIMAVLEKMPPLSTLLSGGTSPEELLELLLADVEHYPLESNELFFRCGCSREKVERAVMSVGKEELRKMIEQDGGAEVGCEFCKKQYRIDRSELERLIAE encoded by the coding sequence ATGAACGACCATATTGCCCGGGCCATGACGGCCAAAGGAAAAATCAGGGCCGTGGCCTGTGTGACCACCGGCCTGACCAACGACATCTGCTTTCTGCAGGGGGCATCGCCGGTGGTGTCCCTGGCTCTGGGGAGGGCGCTGTCCGGCGCTGCCCTGCTGGGCAGTATTCTCAAACAGGGGCAGCGGCTGGCACTCAAGTTCGAGGGGAACGGGCCGCTGAAAAAGCTGATCGCCGAGGCGGACTGGGACGGCGCCTTGCGGGCCACGGTCGCGGTGCCGGATGCCGTGGCGGACAGCGTGGCAACGGCCATAGGCCGTGCCGGCTTCCTGACCGTCACCAAGGACCTGCGCTTGAAGGAGCCCTACAGCGGCACGGTGCAGCTCTACACCAGCGAGATCGCCGAAGACCTGGCGTACTACCTGACCGATTCCGAGCAGATCCCCTCGGCAGTGGGCCTGGCCGCCACCCTGACCGAGGATGGCCGGATCGGCGTGGCGGGCGGCTTTCTGATCCAGTCGCTGCCGCCGTCGGACGAGGCGGCGGTTGAGGCGATCATGGCCGTTCTTGAGAAAATGCCGCCGCTGAGCACGCTGCTGTCCGGCGGGACATCGCCGGAGGAGCTGCTGGAGCTGCTGCTTGCTGACGTTGAACACTACCCGCTGGAGTCGAACGAGCTCTTTTTTCGCTGCGGCTGTTCCCGTGAGAAGGTGGAGCGGGCCGTGATGTCGGTGGGAAAAGAGGAGCTGCGGAAAATGATCGAGCAGGATGGCGGGGCCGAGGTTGGCTGTGAATTCTGTAAAAAACAGTATCGAATTGACAGGAGCGAGCTTGAGCGCCTTATTGCGGAATAA
- the nifJ gene encoding pyruvate:ferredoxin (flavodoxin) oxidoreductase — MSKKMVTIDGNTAAAHVAHATNEVIAIYPITPSSVMGEISDAKSAVGEKNIWGNVPTVVEMQSEGGAAGAVHGALQAGALTTTFTASQGLLLMIPNMYKIAGELTSTVFHVSARAIAAQALSIFGDHSDVMSCRSTGWAFLCSNNVQEVMDFALIAQSATLRSRVPFLHYFDGFRTSHEVQKVVELTFDEMRAMLDDKLIADHKARGLNPDKPVMRGTAQNPDVYFQGRETVNPYYPACEKIVQEEMDKFGKLTGRKYKLVDYVGAKDAERVVVVMGSGADVVQETVENLVKKGEKVGVVKIRLYRPFPKDGFLKALPKTVKKIAVLDRTKEPGSLGEPIYLDVRTAIGEGMAEGKFKFNGYPVIVGGRYGLGSKEFSPAMAKAVLDNLKSAKPKNKFVVGIEEDVTNSSLKVDYSYKNPMEGVYQAMFYGLGSDGTVGANKNSIKIIGEETSNNAQAYFVYDSKKAGSMTTSHLRFGKKQIRAPYLVQEADFVACHNFSFLEKYDMLAKAKTGATFLLNAPFGPAEVWDTMPKEVQQQIIDKKMKFYVIDGVKLGNEIGLGPRINVIMQTAFFKISNIIPLKDAVASIKDAIKKSYGKAGEKVLEMNYKAVDAGLNNFYEVKVPGKATSKIKMAAAVSAKAPKFVKDVTGVIVAGLGDQLPVSKMPADGTFPTATSQYEKRNIATEIPVWDEKLCIQCGICSFVCPHASVRMKAYDAKELKSAPKAFKSADCKIKGQEGKKLTVQVAPEDCTGCGACAWNCPAKDKQNPSHKALDMAFQPPLRAQEAENFDFFLKLPDVDATQVKLDTLSNNQLIRPLFEFSGACAGCGETPYLKLLTQLFGDRMMIANATGCSSIYGGNLPTTPYAQRADGRGPAWSNSLFEDNAEFGFGMRLTVDQFTKSALEYLAELAADKAFAANAKLFKEILSADQSSQAGIEDQRGRVEKLKAALKGSKNATAKLLLPIADYLVKKSVWCIGGDGWAYDIGFGGLDHVIASGKNINLLVLDTEVYSNTGGQASKSTPLGAVAQFAAGGKPVSKKDLGMIAMSYGTVYVATVALSNPAQCVKAMLEAEAFDGPSIILAYSHCIAHGIDMTAGVDAQKKAVQSGYWPLYRYNPALAAECKNPLQLDSKAPTIDFMEYANNENRYRMLKKANPEAAEALMKKAGEWARAHFSYYQKLAALSFEDQCEKK, encoded by the coding sequence ATGAGCAAGAAGATGGTTACGATTGACGGCAACACGGCGGCGGCCCATGTGGCCCACGCCACCAACGAGGTTATCGCCATTTACCCGATCACCCCGTCTTCGGTGATGGGGGAGATTTCCGACGCCAAAAGCGCCGTGGGTGAGAAGAACATCTGGGGTAACGTTCCCACCGTTGTCGAGATGCAATCCGAAGGGGGTGCCGCCGGCGCCGTGCACGGCGCCCTGCAGGCCGGTGCGCTGACCACCACCTTCACCGCCTCCCAGGGTCTGCTGCTGATGATCCCCAACATGTACAAGATCGCCGGCGAGCTGACCTCCACCGTGTTCCACGTCTCGGCCCGCGCCATCGCCGCTCAGGCCCTGTCCATCTTCGGCGATCATTCCGACGTCATGTCCTGCCGTTCCACCGGCTGGGCCTTCCTCTGCTCCAACAACGTGCAGGAGGTCATGGACTTTGCGTTGATCGCCCAGTCCGCCACCCTGCGCAGCCGCGTGCCGTTCCTGCACTACTTCGACGGCTTCCGGACCTCTCACGAAGTCCAGAAGGTGGTTGAGCTGACCTTCGACGAAATGCGCGCCATGCTGGACGACAAGCTGATCGCCGACCACAAGGCCCGGGGTCTCAACCCGGACAAGCCGGTGATGCGCGGCACCGCCCAGAACCCGGACGTCTACTTCCAGGGCCGCGAGACCGTCAACCCCTACTACCCGGCCTGTGAGAAGATCGTCCAGGAAGAGATGGACAAGTTCGGCAAGCTGACCGGCCGCAAGTACAAGCTGGTGGACTACGTCGGCGCCAAGGATGCCGAGCGGGTCGTGGTGGTGATGGGTTCCGGTGCCGACGTGGTGCAGGAGACCGTGGAAAATCTGGTCAAGAAGGGTGAGAAGGTCGGCGTGGTCAAGATCCGCCTCTATCGTCCCTTCCCCAAGGACGGCTTCCTGAAGGCCCTGCCCAAGACCGTCAAGAAGATCGCTGTTCTGGACCGCACCAAGGAGCCGGGTTCCCTGGGCGAGCCGATCTACCTGGACGTGCGTACCGCCATCGGCGAAGGGATGGCCGAAGGCAAGTTCAAGTTCAACGGCTACCCGGTCATCGTCGGCGGCCGCTACGGCCTCGGTTCCAAGGAGTTCTCCCCGGCCATGGCCAAGGCGGTGCTGGATAACCTTAAAAGCGCCAAGCCGAAGAACAAGTTCGTGGTCGGCATCGAGGAAGACGTCACCAACAGCAGCCTGAAGGTGGACTACTCCTACAAGAACCCGATGGAAGGGGTCTACCAGGCCATGTTCTACGGCCTGGGCTCCGACGGCACCGTGGGCGCCAACAAGAACTCCATCAAGATCATCGGCGAGGAAACCAGCAACAACGCCCAGGCCTACTTCGTGTACGACTCCAAGAAGGCCGGCTCCATGACCACCTCCCACCTGCGCTTCGGCAAGAAGCAGATCCGTGCGCCCTATCTGGTGCAGGAAGCCGACTTCGTGGCCTGCCACAACTTCTCCTTCCTGGAGAAGTACGACATGCTGGCCAAAGCCAAGACCGGCGCCACCTTCCTGCTGAACGCCCCCTTCGGGCCGGCAGAGGTCTGGGATACCATGCCCAAGGAAGTGCAGCAGCAGATCATCGACAAGAAGATGAAATTTTACGTGATCGACGGCGTCAAGCTGGGCAACGAGATCGGCCTCGGACCCCGGATCAACGTCATCATGCAGACCGCATTCTTCAAGATCTCCAACATCATCCCGCTGAAGGACGCCGTGGCCTCCATCAAGGACGCCATCAAGAAGTCCTACGGCAAGGCCGGTGAGAAGGTCCTGGAGATGAACTACAAGGCAGTGGACGCGGGCCTGAACAACTTCTACGAAGTGAAGGTTCCCGGGAAGGCCACCAGCAAGATCAAGATGGCCGCCGCTGTTTCGGCCAAGGCACCCAAGTTCGTGAAAGATGTCACCGGCGTGATCGTGGCCGGTCTGGGGGACCAGCTGCCGGTGTCCAAGATGCCGGCCGACGGTACCTTCCCCACCGCCACCTCCCAGTACGAGAAGCGGAACATCGCCACCGAAATTCCGGTCTGGGACGAGAAGCTCTGTATCCAGTGCGGTATCTGCTCCTTTGTCTGTCCCCACGCCTCCGTGCGGATGAAGGCCTACGACGCCAAGGAGCTGAAGTCTGCTCCCAAGGCGTTCAAATCGGCCGACTGCAAGATCAAGGGCCAGGAAGGGAAGAAGCTGACCGTCCAGGTTGCACCGGAAGACTGTACCGGTTGCGGTGCCTGCGCCTGGAACTGCCCGGCCAAGGACAAGCAGAACCCCAGCCACAAGGCGTTGGACATGGCCTTCCAGCCGCCGCTGCGTGCCCAGGAAGCCGAAAACTTCGACTTCTTCCTCAAGCTGCCCGATGTGGATGCCACCCAGGTCAAGCTGGACACCCTGAGCAACAACCAGTTGATCCGTCCGCTGTTCGAGTTCTCCGGTGCCTGCGCCGGCTGCGGCGAGACCCCGTACCTGAAGCTGTTGACCCAGCTCTTCGGCGACCGGATGATGATCGCCAACGCCACCGGCTGCTCCTCCATCTATGGCGGCAACCTGCCCACCACTCCCTACGCTCAGCGGGCTGACGGCCGTGGTCCGGCCTGGTCCAACTCCCTGTTCGAGGACAACGCCGAGTTCGGTTTCGGCATGCGGCTGACCGTTGACCAGTTCACCAAGTCCGCCCTTGAGTATCTGGCCGAACTGGCAGCGGACAAGGCCTTTGCCGCCAACGCCAAGCTGTTCAAGGAAATCCTGTCCGCCGACCAGTCCAGCCAGGCCGGTATCGAAGACCAGCGGGGCCGGGTGGAGAAGTTGAAGGCAGCCCTGAAGGGAAGCAAAAACGCCACCGCCAAGCTGCTTCTGCCGATCGCCGATTACCTGGTGAAGAAGTCGGTCTGGTGCATCGGCGGCGACGGCTGGGCCTACGACATCGGTTTCGGCGGTCTGGACCACGTCATCGCCTCCGGCAAGAACATCAACCTGCTGGTGCTGGACACCGAAGTGTACTCCAACACCGGCGGCCAGGCCTCCAAGTCCACCCCGCTGGGCGCGGTGGCCCAGTTCGCCGCCGGCGGCAAGCCGGTTTCCAAGAAGGACCTGGGCATGATCGCCATGTCCTACGGCACGGTCTATGTGGCCACGGTTGCCCTGTCCAACCCGGCCCAGTGCGTCAAGGCGATGCTGGAGGCGGAAGCCTTTGACGGCCCCTCCATCATTCTGGCCTACTCCCACTGCATCGCCCACGGCATCGACATGACCGCCGGGGTTGATGCTCAGAAAAAGGCCGTCCAGTCCGGCTACTGGCCGCTGTACCGCTACAACCCGGCCCTGGCTGCGGAGTGCAAGAACCCGCTGCAGCTGGACAGCAAGGCGCCGACCATCGACTTCATGGAGTACGCCAACAACGAGAACCGCTACCGGATGCTCAAGAAGGCCAACCCCGAGGCGGCCGAAGCGCTGATGAAGAAGGCCGGCGAATGGGCCCGCGCCCACTTCTCCTACTACCAGAAGCTGGCCGCGCTCAGCTTCGAGGACCAGTGCGAGAAGAAGTAG
- the recR gene encoding recombination mediator RecR, with the protein MVQHAPALNRLVGELKKLPGIGERTALRLAFHLLKSPRGLESLAEALLQVRDQVRPCSVCFALAEQDPCPLCAGGRDSAVICVVETSQDLLALERSNAFSGSYHVLQGAISPLRGVNPSDLRIDELLERVGRGGVEEVVIATNFSVEGETTALYLARQLKPLGVRVTRLAHGIPLGSDIEYVDPATVQWALKGRSEL; encoded by the coding sequence ATGGTACAACATGCGCCGGCCTTGAATCGGCTGGTGGGAGAGCTGAAAAAGCTTCCCGGCATTGGGGAGCGTACCGCTCTGCGTCTGGCGTTTCACCTGCTCAAGTCCCCTCGCGGTCTTGAGTCGCTTGCCGAAGCACTGCTCCAGGTCCGCGACCAGGTGCGTCCCTGCTCCGTCTGCTTTGCCCTAGCCGAGCAGGACCCCTGCCCCCTCTGTGCCGGGGGAAGGGACAGCGCGGTCATCTGCGTGGTGGAGACGTCGCAGGACCTGCTGGCTCTGGAGCGGAGCAACGCCTTTTCCGGCAGCTACCATGTGCTGCAAGGGGCGATTTCGCCGTTGCGCGGGGTCAACCCGTCGGACCTGCGCATTGACGAGCTGCTGGAGCGGGTTGGTCGGGGCGGGGTCGAGGAGGTGGTGATTGCCACCAACTTCTCCGTGGAGGGTGAAACCACTGCGCTCTACCTGGCCCGCCAGCTGAAGCCACTGGGAGTCAGGGTTACCCGTCTCGCCCACGGCATCCCGCTGGGCAGTGATATCGAATATGTCGATCCGGCCACCGTACAGTGGGCCCTCAAGGGACGAAGCGAATTATAG
- a CDS encoding YbaB/EbfC family nucleoid-associated protein: MSKGLAGIMKQAQMMQQKMAKLQEEAANRTAEATAGGGAVSVMVSGKNEIKSLVIKPEAVDPTDVEMLQDLIMAAVNEALKKVHAEISSEMSKITGGLNIPGLF, from the coding sequence ATGTCAAAAGGATTGGCGGGCATCATGAAGCAGGCCCAGATGATGCAGCAGAAGATGGCCAAGCTGCAGGAAGAGGCGGCGAACCGAACCGCGGAAGCCACCGCCGGCGGCGGCGCCGTAAGCGTGATGGTGAGCGGCAAGAACGAGATCAAATCGCTGGTGATCAAGCCGGAAGCGGTGGATCCCACCGATGTGGAGATGCTGCAGGACCTGATTATGGCGGCGGTGAATGAGGCGTTGAAAAAGGTTCATGCCGAGATTTCATCCGAGATGTCCAAGATCACCGGCGGCCTGAATATCCCCGGCCTGTTCTAA
- the dnaX gene encoding DNA polymerase III subunit gamma/tau has translation MSYVVLARKYRPQTFADLTGQEHVSRTLQNAIDSGRVAHAFLFTGARGVGKTSSARILAKALNCEQGPSTEPCNVCHLCREITDGTSTDVFEIDGASNTGVDDVRELRDNSRYLPSHSRYKIYIIDEVHMLSTNAFNALLKILEEPPPHVKFIFATTEPHKVPITILSRCQRFDFKRISLARLMARLREISTVEGINISDSALAMIARKGDGSMRDTLSCFDQVLAFCGSTVADDDVATLVGVVDRRLLAELSAAVFAGDAQETLQGVRRVDAFGYNIRQFTQELIAHFRNLLIIRSVAKPEEILDLAEAELTELRQQAADQQPSDIQRRLTLLVQAESGMAQSSFPRLLLEMALLKMATLQPVLPIQPLIERLRQLEAGLPAAPRLSAAPSSAIAAPATPSRPSPRSRPEEPIAAPAAAAPVAAPGTGGTWERFVEFCRSQNPILGGALEHGSPVQYTQERIEIGFPEGSFHLSSMQDAENLARLRRLAADFAGQETTVSVTVIRSVEQERQPLSLAEKKSREQQERREAIRREVLENPVVTEAIRLLEGEIVEIKEL, from the coding sequence GTGTCCTACGTCGTTCTCGCCCGTAAATACCGCCCCCAGACCTTTGCAGACCTGACCGGCCAGGAACATGTCAGCCGCACCCTGCAGAACGCCATCGACAGCGGCCGGGTTGCCCACGCCTTTCTGTTCACCGGCGCCCGGGGGGTGGGCAAGACCAGTTCCGCCCGCATCCTGGCCAAGGCACTCAACTGCGAGCAGGGGCCGTCAACGGAACCCTGTAACGTCTGCCACCTTTGCCGGGAGATCACCGACGGCACCTCCACCGACGTCTTCGAGATCGACGGTGCCTCCAACACCGGGGTGGACGACGTCCGGGAGCTGCGGGACAACAGCCGCTACCTCCCCTCCCACAGCCGCTATAAGATCTACATCATCGACGAAGTGCACATGCTCTCCACCAACGCCTTCAACGCCCTGTTGAAGATCCTGGAGGAGCCGCCCCCCCACGTCAAGTTCATCTTCGCCACCACCGAGCCGCACAAGGTACCGATCACCATCCTCTCCCGCTGTCAGCGCTTCGATTTCAAGCGGATATCCCTGGCCCGGCTGATGGCGCGGCTGCGCGAAATTTCCACCGTCGAGGGGATCAACATCAGCGACAGCGCCCTGGCCATGATCGCCCGCAAGGGGGACGGCAGCATGCGGGATACCCTCTCCTGCTTCGACCAGGTGCTGGCCTTCTGCGGCAGTACCGTGGCCGACGATGATGTGGCCACCCTGGTGGGGGTGGTGGACCGGCGCCTGCTGGCGGAGCTGTCCGCCGCGGTTTTTGCCGGGGATGCCCAGGAAACGCTGCAGGGAGTCCGGCGGGTGGATGCCTTCGGCTACAACATCCGCCAGTTCACTCAGGAGTTGATCGCCCATTTCCGTAACCTGCTGATCATCCGCTCGGTGGCCAAACCGGAGGAGATCCTGGACCTGGCGGAGGCGGAGCTGACCGAGCTGCGTCAGCAGGCCGCGGACCAGCAACCTTCGGATATCCAGCGGCGCCTGACCCTGTTGGTGCAGGCTGAAAGCGGCATGGCCCAGTCCTCCTTCCCCCGGCTGCTGCTGGAGATGGCCCTGCTGAAAATGGCGACGTTGCAGCCGGTGCTGCCGATTCAGCCGCTGATCGAGCGGCTCAGGCAGCTTGAAGCCGGCCTGCCGGCGGCGCCCCGGTTGTCGGCGGCACCGTCATCAGCGATTGCCGCTCCGGCGACCCCATCCCGCCCCTCACCTCGTTCCCGTCCGGAGGAACCGATCGCTGCCCCGGCAGCCGCGGCACCTGTTGCTGCTCCGGGCACCGGCGGCACTTGGGAGCGTTTCGTCGAGTTTTGCCGCAGCCAGAACCCGATCCTAGGCGGCGCCTTGGAACACGGTTCGCCGGTTCAGTATACGCAGGAGCGGATCGAGATCGGCTTTCCCGAGGGCTCTTTTCACTTGAGTTCCATGCAGGATGCCGAAAATCTGGCGCGGCTGCGCCGGCTGGCGGCTGATTTTGCCGGGCAGGAGACCACCGTGTCCGTAACGGTCATCCGTTCGGTGGAGCAGGAGAGGCAGCCGCTGTCGCTGGCGGAAAAAAAAAGCCGTGAGCAACAGGAACGGCGCGAAGCCATCCGCCGGGAAGTGCTGGAAAACCCCGTTGTGACGGAGGCAATTCGCCTCCTAGAGGGGGAAATCGTGGAGATCAAGGAACTGTAA
- a CDS encoding fatty acid cis/trans isomerase, with translation MLPAVTVRLLLILCPVLLLSGCLSKALPPVTVQLPTRAIDYQREVKPLLDKRCTVCHSCYNSPCQLKLDSFEGVDRGASRQAVYNGTRLHSMEPTRLFADAQTTEQWRTKGFTSVTSSTVSGTLNDSLMIQMLAHKIKNPRSTGEYRSEADDLTCAKDQDELGSYLAKHPNNGMPFGFPPLKQEEFNLIAGWLVQGAKGPDQVQQAELVSPKPADAAAIARWEAFLNRDDAKHGMTARYLYEHLFLAHLTLGTGTNEFYELVRSRTAPGMPIDLIATVRPYDDPGVGRVYYRFRKIHSTIVHKTHMVFELDEARMKRLQELFIDPDWLQVPRLVGYDPLVSANPFRAFEQIPPRSRYQFLLDNVQYIIMTFIHGPVCKGQIALNVIDDHFWVMFMDPRHDLTVTNPGFLRLHADKLRMPIEQGSDMGIFSAVTDRYSKEAQAFYRARQDFYAASHYAGLGLEALWRGNRAGDAPLLTVYRHFDNASVHKGALGGLPKTVWVIDYPLLERIYYALVAGFDVYGNMAHQLALRLYMDTLRMEGESYFLNFLPPEQRQTIMQSWYLGLDLQKVGYYPAALPSGIGFATGDPKRELVEQVVDRHLLPAAGIAFDSINYLRAGVDYPPLPTSFSSTDDYLKAFRALAKPGMPFVAMVNDYNANLAYLRIRQREGTDRVVSLVVNRWHDNVAFLLGENGRLNAARDDVDFIPGLIGSYPNYFFDVRAEELPDFFDLMAHFSGSSRDLERLARYGINRSDDRFWETYDWFQQRLNRDEPVRGGLLDLNRYYYQAQ, from the coding sequence ATGCTCCCTGCCGTCACTGTTCGCCTGCTGTTGATCCTCTGTCCGGTGCTCCTGCTGTCCGGCTGTCTCTCCAAGGCCCTGCCGCCGGTGACGGTGCAGCTCCCCACCCGCGCCATCGACTACCAGCGCGAGGTCAAGCCGCTTCTCGACAAGCGCTGCACCGTCTGCCACTCCTGCTACAACTCTCCCTGCCAACTGAAGCTGGATTCCTTCGAGGGTGTGGACCGGGGAGCCTCCCGGCAGGCGGTCTACAACGGCACCCGCCTGCACAGCATGGAGCCGACCCGCCTGTTCGCCGATGCGCAGACAACGGAGCAGTGGCGCACCAAAGGTTTCACCAGTGTTACCAGCAGTACGGTTTCCGGCACCCTGAACGATTCGCTGATGATCCAGATGCTGGCGCACAAAATCAAGAACCCCCGGAGCACGGGGGAGTATCGCTCCGAGGCCGACGACCTGACCTGTGCCAAAGACCAGGATGAACTGGGCAGCTACCTGGCGAAACATCCCAACAACGGCATGCCGTTCGGCTTTCCACCGCTGAAGCAGGAGGAGTTTAACCTCATTGCCGGCTGGCTGGTGCAGGGAGCGAAAGGCCCGGATCAGGTGCAGCAGGCCGAGCTGGTCAGCCCCAAGCCGGCAGATGCCGCCGCCATTGCCCGCTGGGAGGCGTTCCTGAATCGGGACGACGCCAAGCACGGCATGACCGCCCGCTACCTCTACGAGCATCTGTTTCTGGCCCACCTGACCCTTGGTACCGGCACCAACGAGTTTTACGAGCTGGTCCGTTCCCGCACCGCGCCGGGGATGCCGATCGACCTGATCGCCACCGTGCGCCCCTACGATGACCCCGGTGTAGGGCGGGTCTACTACCGGTTCCGAAAAATCCACAGCACCATCGTCCACAAGACCCATATGGTCTTCGAGCTGGACGAGGCCCGGATGAAGCGCCTGCAGGAGCTGTTCATCGATCCGGACTGGCTGCAGGTGCCGCGGCTGGTGGGATACGATCCGCTGGTGAGCGCCAACCCCTTCCGGGCCTTCGAGCAGATTCCCCCCCGCTCCCGCTACCAGTTTCTGCTGGACAACGTCCAGTACATCATCATGACCTTCATTCACGGCCCGGTCTGCAAAGGCCAGATCGCCCTGAACGTGATCGATGACCATTTCTGGGTCATGTTCATGGACCCGCGTCACGACCTGACCGTGACCAACCCCGGCTTCCTGCGGCTGCATGCGGACAAGTTGCGCATGCCGATCGAGCAGGGAAGCGACATGGGAATCTTTTCGGCGGTCACCGACCGCTACAGCAAGGAAGCGCAGGCCTTTTACCGTGCCCGTCAGGACTTTTACGCCGCCAGCCACTACGCCGGTCTGGGACTGGAGGCCCTCTGGCGGGGGAACCGTGCCGGCGATGCGCCGCTGTTGACGGTCTACCGTCACTTTGACAACGCCTCGGTGCACAAGGGGGCCCTGGGGGGGCTGCCCAAGACGGTCTGGGTGATCGACTACCCGCTGTTGGAGCGGATTTACTACGCTCTGGTGGCCGGTTTCGACGTCTACGGCAATATGGCCCATCAGCTGGCGCTGCGGCTTTACATGGATACCCTGCGAATGGAGGGGGAAAGCTACTTCCTCAACTTCCTGCCGCCGGAACAGCGGCAGACCATCATGCAATCCTGGTATCTGGGGCTGGACCTGCAGAAGGTGGGCTACTACCCCGCCGCCCTGCCGTCCGGCATCGGCTTTGCCACCGGCGACCCCAAGCGGGAGCTCGTTGAGCAGGTGGTGGACCGCCATCTGCTGCCGGCCGCCGGCATTGCCTTTGATTCGATCAACTACCTGCGGGCCGGGGTCGACTATCCGCCGCTGCCCACCAGCTTCAGCAGCACCGACGACTATCTCAAAGCGTTTCGCGCCCTGGCCAAACCCGGCATGCCGTTTGTGGCCATGGTCAACGATTACAACGCCAACCTGGCCTACCTGCGCATCCGTCAGCGCGAGGGCACCGATCGGGTGGTGTCGCTGGTGGTCAACCGCTGGCACGACAACGTGGCGTTTCTGCTTGGCGAGAATGGGCGGCTCAACGCGGCCAGGGATGATGTGGACTTCATTCCCGGCCTGATCGGTTCCTATCCCAACTATTTCTTCGACGTCCGGGCAGAGGAGCTGCCCGATTTCTTCGATCTGATGGCTCATTTCTCAGGCAGTTCCAGGGACCTGGAGCGACTCGCGCGTTACGGCATCAACCGTAGTGACGACCGTTTCTGGGAAACCTACGACTGGTTCCAGCAGCGGCTGAATCGTGACGAACCGGTGCGGGGCGGTTTGCTGGATCTGAACCGCTACTATTACCAGGCCCAATAG
- a CDS encoding UbiA-like polyprenyltransferase has translation MAALLRNIVVFMEMIKFSHTIFALPFALSGALLAARGLPSGRQLFFIVLAMVGARTGAMAMNRLIDAAIDARNPRTAGRAIPAGLLSRQVVLAAIVVSTALMFWSAAMLNPLCLKLAPVALFFLVLYSYCKRFTALAHVVLGICLAAAPMGAWAALRGAIELPAVVLGLMVLFWVAGFDILYALQDLEFDRQAGLHSIPVALGVSGSLWLARLFHLVTLALLAWLMALLHLGGWFMAGSLLVAALLLYEHLLLRNGDLTKLDAAFFTMNGYISLTFLAATALEVFL, from the coding sequence ATGGCTGCTTTGCTGCGGAATATTGTCGTATTCATGGAGATGATCAAGTTCTCCCACACCATCTTCGCCCTTCCCTTTGCCCTGTCCGGAGCCCTGCTGGCGGCGCGCGGGCTGCCCAGCGGACGACAACTGTTCTTCATCGTTCTGGCCATGGTGGGGGCCCGCACCGGCGCCATGGCGATGAACCGCCTGATCGATGCCGCCATCGACGCCCGCAACCCCCGTACCGCCGGTCGCGCCATCCCGGCCGGCCTGCTTTCCCGACAGGTGGTGCTGGCGGCCATTGTCGTTTCGACGGCGCTCATGTTCTGGTCGGCAGCCATGCTGAACCCGCTCTGTCTCAAGCTGGCGCCGGTTGCCCTGTTCTTTCTGGTGCTCTACTCTTACTGCAAACGCTTCACCGCCCTGGCCCATGTCGTGCTGGGGATCTGCCTGGCGGCGGCGCCGATGGGGGCCTGGGCGGCCTTGCGGGGGGCCATCGAGCTGCCGGCCGTGGTGCTGGGGCTGATGGTGCTCTTTTGGGTGGCCGGCTTCGACATCCTCTACGCCCTGCAGGACCTGGAGTTCGACCGGCAGGCCGGGCTGCACTCCATTCCGGTGGCCCTGGGAGTGAGCGGTTCCCTCTGGCTGGCTCGCCTGTTTCACTTGGTGACCCTGGCCCTGCTGGCCTGGCTGATGGCGCTCCTGCACTTGGGGGGGTGGTTCATGGCGGGCAGCCTGCTCGTGGCGGCCCTGCTGTTGTACGAACACCTGCTGCTGCGCAACGGCGACCTCACCAAGCTGGATGCGGCCTTTTTCACCATGAACGGCTATATCAGCCTGACCTTTCTGGCGGCAACGGCGCTGGAGGTATTTCTTTGA